From a single Calothrix sp. NIES-2098 genomic region:
- a CDS encoding TPR repeat-containing protein, whose translation MKLNNGFKSVFVQPLSYITLSIITTILISPSVLAVTAQNYLHSPKTSADKFTGQENFKTREQKLAQLEDSVVQERSQFIQQANALYSQGNFKGAEESLRKFLKKFPEDSFGHFQLGNVLFQQKRLDEAISSYQEALRLKPKYALAYNAIGIVYASQSRWDEAMVEYRKALEINPDYADALTNLALSLWQTNKRDEALASLTKALNIFKSQNRKEKAYQVEQILQQIKNSDNPGVS comes from the coding sequence ATGAAGCTGAACAACGGATTTAAATCAGTATTTGTTCAACCTCTTAGTTACATAACACTGAGTATCATAACTACAATTTTGATTTCACCCTCAGTATTAGCCGTAACTGCACAAAATTATTTACATTCTCCTAAAACTTCTGCTGACAAATTCACTGGGCAAGAAAACTTTAAGACTAGAGAGCAAAAATTAGCACAGCTTGAAGACTCAGTTGTTCAAGAGCGATCGCAGTTTATTCAACAAGCGAATGCTTTATACAGCCAAGGCAATTTTAAAGGTGCAGAGGAAAGTTTGCGTAAATTCCTCAAAAAATTCCCCGAAGACTCTTTTGGACACTTTCAACTCGGAAATGTACTGTTTCAGCAAAAGAGATTAGACGAAGCAATTAGTTCCTATCAAGAAGCCCTCCGCCTCAAGCCAAAATATGCCTTAGCTTACAATGCGATCGGCATTGTTTATGCCAGCCAAAGCCGCTGGGATGAAGCAATGGTTGAATATCGCAAAGCTTTAGAAATTAATCCTGATTATGCTGATGCATTAACTAATTTAGCACTGTCACTGTGGCAAACAAATAAGCGAGACGAGGCTTTAGCTTCTCTCACAAAGGCTTTAAATATCTTCAAATCACAAAATAGAAAAGAAAAAGCTTATCAAGTTGAGCAAATTTTGCAACAGATAAAAAATTCCGATAATCCTGGTGTTTCATAA
- a CDS encoding 5-formyltetrahydrofolate cyclo-ligase, producing the protein MTLHHSQLDKTKLRRTLLKKRQSMHTNEWREKSDRICTQLQTSTLFTQAKTILAYFSFRQEPDLSPLFTDNKYRWGFPRCVGKSMHWHFWNSEDSLAIGSYGISEPHPHAPVIKPEEVDLILVPGLACDRQGYRLGYGGGYYDRLLSSPEWATKPTIGIVFDFAYIPQIPVEHWDKPLHFVATETKLSKL; encoded by the coding sequence ATGACACTACATCATTCACAATTAGATAAAACAAAACTCAGGCGGACGCTGCTGAAAAAACGGCAATCAATGCACACAAATGAGTGGAGAGAAAAAAGCGATCGCATCTGTACGCAACTGCAAACCTCTACTTTATTTACTCAAGCAAAAACCATACTTGCTTATTTCAGTTTTCGCCAAGAACCTGACCTGAGTCCGCTATTTACAGATAATAAATACCGTTGGGGATTTCCGCGTTGTGTAGGCAAATCTATGCATTGGCACTTCTGGAATTCTGAAGATAGTTTAGCTATCGGTAGTTATGGTATCAGCGAACCCCATCCCCACGCGCCAGTTATCAAGCCAGAAGAAGTTGATTTAATTTTAGTTCCTGGTCTGGCTTGCGATCGCCAAGGATATCGCTTAGGCTATGGCGGCGGCTATTACGATCGCTTGCTGAGTTCTCCAGAATGGGCAACAAAGCCCACTATCGGAATTGTGTTTGATTTTGCTTATATACCCCAAATACCTGTAGAACATTGGGATAAACCCTTACATTTTGTTGCTACGGAAACTAAATTGAGCAAACTATAA
- a CDS encoding binding-protein-dependent transport systems inner membrane component — protein MINWQNHKSELKILGIYGLLGAIAILTLFPLLWLISTSLKSPTENILQSPPQLLPSQPTLDNFSSVWQSLPFAQYLYNSTLVAVLTVILNLLFCALAAYPLARLSFPGRDWIFIGIVSTIMIPFQIVMIPLYILTVQIGLRNTYLGMIFPSLASAFGIFLLRQAFMSVPKEIEEAARMDGSSELGLWWYIMLPAIRPALVTLAIFVFIGSWSDFLWPLIIIQDENLYTLPLGVAKLAGTFSLDWRLVAAGSVISIAPVLVLFLFLQRYIVPTETGSGVKG, from the coding sequence ATGATTAATTGGCAAAATCACAAATCAGAACTGAAAATATTAGGAATATATGGGCTATTGGGAGCGATCGCAATCCTCACACTGTTCCCCTTACTGTGGTTAATCAGTACCTCTCTCAAATCACCCACAGAAAATATTTTACAGTCACCACCGCAGTTATTACCCAGTCAACCAACGTTAGATAATTTCTCTAGTGTTTGGCAGTCTCTACCTTTTGCCCAGTACTTGTATAACAGTACTTTAGTAGCGGTACTTACTGTTATTTTAAATCTGCTTTTTTGTGCTTTAGCCGCTTACCCTTTAGCAAGATTATCATTTCCTGGGCGAGATTGGATTTTTATCGGGATTGTTTCCACGATTATGATTCCCTTTCAAATCGTGATGATTCCTCTATATATTTTGACAGTCCAAATAGGTTTAAGAAACACTTATTTGGGTATGATTTTTCCGAGTTTAGCTTCTGCCTTTGGCATCTTTTTGTTACGCCAAGCCTTCATGAGCGTTCCTAAAGAAATAGAAGAAGCTGCCCGTATGGATGGCAGCTCCGAGTTAGGTTTGTGGTGGTATATTATGTTGCCAGCCATTCGTCCGGCACTTGTGACTCTGGCTATTTTCGTCTTTATCGGTTCTTGGAGTGACTTTCTTTGGCCGTTAATTATTATTCAAGACGAAAATCTCTATACTCTTCCCCTAGGAGTCGCAAAGCTTGCAGGTACTTTTTCTCTTGATTGGCGTTTGGTAGCTGCTGGTTCGGTAATATCTATTGCCCCTGTATTGGTACTTTTTCTCTTCTTGCAACGCTATATCGTACCTACGGAAACTGGTAGTGGGGTTAAAGGTTAA